The Cygnus atratus isolate AKBS03 ecotype Queensland, Australia chromosome 21, CAtr_DNAZoo_HiC_assembly, whole genome shotgun sequence sequence TGGGTATGTCTTTAACCTTTTGTGGGGAGCTTTTGATAGTAAAGCTATTTTTAACAAGGTTCGGCTGCCAAAACTGAAGACTGCAacttatatatgtgtgtgtatatatatatatatatatatatgtatacacatatatttaccACATGTAGAATTTATCTATTCTGGTTTAACTCAGGGAAATATACAGAtatgaaaacagtttctgagATTCATGCTAAAACGCTGATATTGTGACCATCATATTAAAGGCAgtcagaaacaggaaaacattggAAAGtgcacagaagacaaaaaaactAATTGAGAAACAGATACAGTATGAGTATTGGTTTTACTAACCTCAGCATACAGTGAGTCTGCTATGTCCATTTTGTTTTGGCGAAAGAAAACGTTAGCCATGTGGAAACACCCTCCAGAGGCCTCAATAGATTTTAGCCCAAATGTAGAACTAGCAAGGTAAAtctgaaaacaatatttaaaaaataattatgcagaAATTTAGCATTCATATCTACCCTGGGAAATTTTTCACTACAGATTAGTAATACTGCAAGCATTCTGTCTTTCTGTGTAACTACAGCGTTAGTTACACCTAATTATAACTATAAACTATGTTACTACAAAAcctgtattttgtgttttatacaAAGGAATGCAACACCCCCAAATCCCTGCTAGATGGGGCAGATGATTCCTTATCACGGTGTGTTACCCTGCTGAAGCGTGGAACAGGTTTCCCACACCTCTTACTGCGCAACTCATGTCTCTCCTCTTCAAACGAAcaacttgctgctgcttttcagctctCCAGTCATGCCCTGGGAGGCTGTTTCTTCCCCAAAGACCCAGCCAAAGTGAGGGGAGGGAAGTGGGAAGGCAGTGGTACATTGCAGTAGTACATTCCAGCTATTCTGAGCTGGCGTGTGACTCTCAGCAGATCTCAGACACGCAGCCAGAATTCTAGCAGGTCTTGGGCTGCTCTAATGTAGGCCAGCGACTCACTAATAGTAAAAAAACCTATTACTTTACTCCGTTTGGGCACCAGATCCAGGGAACCTAAAAATACAGTGGCATAGCAGGGAATCTCTCCCAGTAGGTTTACAAACTAAACAAAGACAGGGTTGTATTTGTTACGATGGAAAATGTCTAATTCTCCTCCACCTTATGTCATCGTTTACACCCACACAAAGCTGTTGTAAAAAGCTACTATCAAATTCAACAGTAGTGGGTATACATCACTCTGCACTGGATAAATTTAGGCTATATGGGACATAAATAGGAAGTCATGGAGACCATCTGCCTTTGGGGGATTAAATAACAGGCAAAGCATCCCAAAGAACACTGCTGGCAATAACGACTTCAAATTTTACAAACTGCTCTCATGGCTAAAAAGATTGAATTGGGGAAAATGTTATTGAACCAGACATTTAAATAGTTAAGTAAAGCATTCATTAAATAATGGATGGTGCAGAATTGCCATCTAACAGAAAAGTATTAAGGAAAATGACAGCCAAAATATAAAGTAACCTATCTGTTGAATAAAAGGCAACTATACCAATTTGTGGTAGGAATGCCTGTTCATCTCAGGACCATAACAAAACCAATAGATAAATTTATAAGCAGACCTAGTAAAGCCAAGTTATATATCACTCAAGAGAATAATGGTAAGTGGTAAAACACAACTTTATCTAACACATGGATACACAGGTGTCTTAGACTACACAGGTCAAGTGTTGTTAACGTGTACTCTTCTGGTACTTAAGATCAGTCCCAAAAAACTGTCTGCTGAGGTTTTCCATAGGATCTGGAAAAGctagagaaggaaagaaaatttaagtgttgctgtattttaattgGCTTACATCATTTGCCAGGTGATGTAAAGCCTGTTCAAAGTttccttcagcagcacagaggagccCCAGACTGCGATGTAATCTATGCTgaactgcagtgctgcagtctGGAGTTCTGAGGACAATCCACTGAGCTTGGGAGAGATACTTAGATGCCTGCAGATGATGGCCAACAcctgaaatgacaaaaaaaaaaaaaggcaggataaagataatttcatatttagaaATGCAGAGGATACTGCCAGCTATCCCTTTGCTGTAGCTTGACATGAAGACCTAGTTTGGGCATTCCCCTCTCCTCTTCGGAGTGCTCCTCAGTCAAGCAGGTGTTCAGAAGCTAACTTGCAGGCAGGCGAGAGCTAGGAGAGAAACCAGAAACTGTGTATTGCATTCAGTACCTCTGAAAGACGTGTACAAAACACGCTAGCTCCAGGCAGCAACTAACAACTAGTGTATTATCACACTAGAATTActgatgtgattttttcccTTATCTCGCCACCCCATTTTACAACAATACTTGAGATCGCTCAGTTTTGCCAGTAGAGCATTGTGGATACTCCTATAATAGCAATGGTTTACAGTAATtgtagaatcattcaggttggaaaagacctctaagatcatctagtccaacctttaattttaaaagtttaaatttaatttctcagtcTTTTATGTTTGCAGCTGAGGAGACCAGTTCTCTGCATAGAAGGTCCTAACTTGACATTTTTTATAAAGCACGCAGTCAATGAGAAAAAGCTCTGCTTCAGGTGAAGCTCACGTCTGTGAATGAACTGAGGTGTTCCTCTGATGCAATGGCCTCAGAAATGTGCTGGTTCCCAGAGAAAACAGCCCAACCAACCACGCTTGGGAATTTAATGCTTTTGGGAGTTCTATGAAGCCACAGAGGTAAACAATAGAATTTTATACTGCTTCTCATGTGGGAATCGGTAGAGACggagaaaacatttcatttgctttcattgaTCTCTCACCACAGACGAGTGATTCTTTTCCCCAGACTCACGCAGAAAATGAGGAGTAACTTCTCAAATCTCTCTGGAATGCCCTTGAGGCAGGGCAGAGTAGAGACATGGCACAATGCTGAAATGCAGAGCTGGTCCTTCCCTGATAAATGGTAAAAGGAAACTGGAAACCTGATCCAAGGGAGATCTTGCCCTTGCCAAAGTTACTATTTAGACCAGTGCTTACCAATGCAGGCCTCAGCCAAGAGGAGATAAGCAGGCACCAATTGCACAGAACTTGAGCCATACACTTCAGTGCTGAAACGCAACGCATGCAAAGCTGCAGACATTGCTTTTTCGTGCTTTCCATCCCAAAGAAACTTCTGGGCTGTGCTGTATGTAAGATCAATGATGtatttctgcagggaaaaataatagtgGGACAGAGTGAGCATGGGATAAGGAGAAAGAATACACACAGTCTCTTTTTACATCCAAGTTTGCCAACTGTTAACAGCGATTGTAATTTTTTCAATCTGTAATTAATAGATGGAAATTAAAGCTGTCATATTAGAGCCTGGATTCCATCACTACTTCTGGTAAGAACAGCTTTGGGCACCCTCTTAGGTCAGGTGGTGTCTTATGAGACAAGGAATCCGTGAGgcctatgaagaaagactaaCAAGGTTATAGCAATAAAAGCtgtgaagcacagaaaatgatCATCACAAGACCACAGAAAAGATTAGACAAATGGTCTATGGCAGGATTTTGCTGATGGTAATAACGGTGGCTCATAGCAGGCAGCAGAGCGTATGGTTTACCAcgctggtgccagcacagcacagctccagctgcaggagacGCTGTCTGGAAGCAAGGAGAGAGCTCGCTGCATGGTGCTGCAGCACGCTGCCCCGCAGCTCTGAGTGAGGTCGGGGCGGGACGGCTGCGTACCTGCATGCATCCTGGAGGTCGACAGCTTCCCCTCACCCTCTCCTGGCCAGTTCTGGGCTCTGAAGGCCTGTTAGTTTGGGTGCAGAGTCTGGAAAGCTGGCCAAAGTCAGAAAACCCCAGTGCATTGAATTATACTCCTGTGTCTCCATCGCCCAAGCTTGGCTTGGTGGTCAAGCAGCTTTGCAGGATTTCTGTTTGCTGTCAGAAACCATAATGTTTCTCATAGGTATAGTTGCTTCCTAGCAGTCCACACTGCATTTGGTCTTTTTACCCTTTGCAGCACCTGATTTGTTCATCAGCTCCCAAAATGTATCGCCATTTGAATGCCTGTTCGTTGCCAAGTGCTCTCCAGCAACTGCAGAAGCTGTGCCCTTACAACACGCTAAGGGTTGCCAACGAAAAAGAGCCAGGATACTTACTTATCTATTTCTCTTAGCTTTCATCGTAATTGTTGCCAACTCCTGGCACTTGTGTGTTGGCTTTTCACACAAGTGGTGCAGAGGGAAGGCTGCCTGCAAAGAAACCTCATTGCTGGTGTGCCTAGCAGGGCTGCCATGGTAAGGCAGCAAGGCATTCTTCTCTTGCTAGCAGGCACGGGCAGGCCTGTGCAGCGAGCACCCGCAGAAAATTACGTTTTACCTCTTTGCAGGCTCTGCTTTGTTGCCTggttttccagctgcagctgagcagagggcagaaaaagcaaattccaGTGCTTTTAGAGGGCAGGTTATGGCTTTGGCATTTTACTGAACTTTAAGTGCTCAGAGAGAGTCGTGCCATGGGTGAAAGAATGGCTCAGGGACAGGGAACCACAAGGACAGTGTGAGAGTGTGTCCTGGAGATCACAGCTGAGATAAAGGGACTGTGCTTTCCAGATAAATGAGAGCCTTGAAGAACCCTGCTGCAACAAGGAGATCCAAGAGCACGGAAACACAACCATCACCCCCTCTCTAGCCCCTGAGCTATCAGCATATATAGAGTGAAAAAGACGTAGAgtcatggaatggtttgggttggaagggacctcaaagatcatctaattccaccccctgccttgggcagggccacctcccaccagaccaggttgctccaagccccatccagcctggtcttgggcactgccagggatggggcagccacagctcctctgggcagtCTaggccagtgcctcaccaccctctgagtgaagaatttcctccttaccTCTAATCTacatctaccctcttttagtttaaagccttaACTCCTTGTCCCATCACTACAACCCCCTGACAGTACCCCCCCAGCTTTGCCATAGACCCCCTTTAcgcactggaaggccactgtaaggtctcggcctggggaagaggaggctctggggagaccctACAGCAGCCTTCCGATACCTAACGGGGGCCtgcaagaaagctggggagggactctttgtcagggagtgcatatgcacaaaacacaaactgaGTTGGGGGATCAGGTGCCGAGGTGAAAGTCAGCACATGGTGAGAGCGAGAAGCaatgaaaagctgctgtttaTCAGACTGCCTTTTCTGTCCTTGCCACTCGTTCTCTGTTACAACCAACGCTGGCTTTGATGATCAGATTGTCATctggggaggtgctggagaTCTGCATCATTCTTTTTTTACTCCTTGTCAATAGGATCATCACCGATTCCCATCAGGTAAGCTACCTTAAAACATTGGCAGTGAGGACAAGCTAATGGTTAGACTCTTGCACAGTTCCCAGGAGGAGAAAGGGCAGGAGACAGGAGAAGCCCTGCAGTGCTGAATATCTAAGGCAGCACAGTTGCAAGCCTAGAGGGCATCGTTAGCTTTGGCCCTGCACTGTCTTGCTCATAGCCCCACTCCTTCCCGGAGACCTGCATGCTCTGGGCTCTTTTCATGTGTGTTGCAATTACAGAGATTTCTCTGAAGATGCCCCCACACAGTTTTTCCCCCAGTTAGGGTTTGAGGAGGCTGAGGACCCCAGGCGGGAGCAGGGGGCTAGGCGCACACCTGGGGTTCTGTGCCACATTCATTTCCTCACTCAAAGGCACCCATAAAGATGGCATGcttgaagaaaacacaatttaaagAGGAAGTCAGGCTTCCAGTCACTTTGAACGTGGGTCCTTGGAGTTAAAACCCACAATCAGCAGGGCTAGCATGGTTGCTGGAGGACTGCTGTAGCTGGCTGCGGTGCGAATCTTTTCCCATACCCAGAGGCTGGGGTAAACTGACAGCACAAAAGCAGGTGAGGctattttacaaacagaaacTTGGAGTTTTGTCAGTTTGGAGGTACTGTCTGTAGGCACCCCCACGGCTATGTTGACAAAAGCAGATTTCTATCAACAAAGTTTTGGAGTACATATGAGGTATGAAACTCATAACCTCCTGGCTCTCAGCTTAATGCACCACCTTCCCTTAGGCCAAAGGGCATTTTGATGTGCACAGGCTTTCCTGTGTCCTGACAGAGGCTcgagctgtgtttttttcaaataaacacaGTGCAGGAGTTTGTGAAGTACAAGAGAAatgttcaaaaaataataaacctaTGTGCTGGCTTTCAGCAGAATAGTTTCTCTCTGATTGTGAGGACACTACGTAGCTCTTCCCTTAGCTCCAAAGGCCTTCTTTAGAGCATTTTTTATTAGCTCTATGAATAGGAAAATAACGAAGTCAGCAAGATGGGGCATTAAATACTCTCACTGTCTCCATACTGCTTTTCTGATGCTTGTCAGTCAACCTAGGCCAACCCTTGTTTAGCAGTTTCCCTATACCTTGCTGTACATAAAAGCAGACCTCATTTGTAGGCTAGGAGCTGCAGTCTCGATGTGTGAGAAAGCAAGTAACAAACaagatgtttctgtttcttcactCCTTTCGTAGGAGAGAAGGAAGACAAGGCGTACCTTCATATAACATTCCgagaatgtgttttatttaaatagtttgGAGACAAAGGTCAAAGAACAAATGCGATTATAGTTGTTAAAAATCCTATAAATATCTTCACTTAGAAAAACAATCTGAGTCTGCTGTCTGTAGCTTTTCCTACAAAGCCAATCCAAGCCTTGGCTTAAGCAGCACTTCTGGAGTCACTGCATGCTAACCTAGGTGTGCACTCCAATCAAGAGGAGGGATTCTCCCTTTGCATACTTCTCTACCAGCCCTGTGTTCCGGGTGCTTTCACTGGAacctaataaaaacaaatgactaGCTTCCAGCTGAAGTATTTCCCTGATTTGGTGGTCATGTGAACTGTTGTAATGTACACAGCATAACTTTAGCTGCTATAAAATCAATGATGCAATGGCCGATGCTTTCAATGTCAATGTTCAATACGTAGGTAAAGTTTTCTGGAAAAGCTTCAAAAAGTAGGATTGCCTGGTTTGCCCCACCCccatgcttttgcatttttcttgagGCTGACCCTGTATTACAGAAATACTCAGAGAAATTGAAAGACAATTGTGCAACTTAAGGGCTTGTTTGGGTCAGGAGTGAAGCCTGTTTTTCTGATACTAAGGGTGTCTTTCCCAGACAGTGCGATTATAATCCATCCTACATGTTTAAATCCATAACCTTTTTTACATTGTCACTACCACCCTCTTGGCTTCTAGGACGTACTGTTACAACACACTTTCTTCGGTCAACAATCTTATTTGTGATTTTCCATCAGAtggcattttcaaaaacagactGGGTTGTCAGTGCCTAATTCCTACAAATCCTAAAGGAATCTGTTGCCTGAAGCTTTCACAAGCTTTTACCACGCAGGACTTTTGTCCACCCAGGTTGCAGCCCTTtcaaaccttttttcttctgtatgctCCCAAGAGAGGCATTGACTGCAGCAATGAGCCACTCGCACCAAAGTACTAGCATCTGGCCCAGAAACAATCTTAAAAGCAATACAGGGTGTAAAATCCGGAAGATTAACGATGTTAATCTTCTCAGTGGCAACATTTGGTTGTTACCATTTTACTTTCAGTTGTTCTGTTGTCCTACTGTTCTGTGATTTGGAGTTAAGTAATGACAGaaggataatttattttttatgggaAAGATCATTCTAAATGGCAGACGTATTTGGGTGGGTTATTTTATTCTACCAACATTGTGGAAAGGCAGATGCTGCACCCCATAAACAAAAAAGAGTTCAAAACCTCTCCAGCTGGAACGGAGCTGCACTTCTGCAACTTCTAAGAGGCCaacaaagcagagatgaaagACCATAGTTAGTGGGAAGGAGCATTTAAAGTTGGCCGGGTAAACAAAGGGAGAGGACTTTATTTCTTTACACCCTGCTCGGAGACAGGGGAATCCCTCTCATCACTGAAGCACCAGTACACCCTGTAAGCACCAAAACTGGATCCCAGGCTCACTGGGGAGATGTACGAACTACGGATTGCCCTTGCAAGGCAGGAGGCTTGTAGAATTGGAAAGAGGAGACTCCCACTCCTTTTATTAGGAAGTTTTAGTTGCAAACTCCACTCTTTTAGTTTTTTAAGATACTGATGAACCAACTGCACGCCCTCCCAGCACAACACACATCAGCATGTAGGCAGAAGAGATGTAATTAAACTTTGCCGGCAGCACTTTGAGGTGGTGTTCCTTCTTGTACATACCTGCCTCTTCACCAGCTGCTCCGCTCcgtgttttctttcttcttcaggaaTGAGCAAAGGGAGGGATGTGCGGACCGGCATCGGCAGCTGGCACACCTTCTCATGGATGCTAACCCAGCCGGCTTTCTGGTGATCGACATCGCTGGCCGAACAAGGGGAGaatgatatttttgtttatttggaatCGATGTGAAGGAAGACTGTTTCTGCAGGGCTCCCGCCGCAGGAGTTACTCACAGCAGCCACCGGCCCGTACCGTCCATTACTCAGCCCGGCCACAGAGCACTTAACGTGGGCTCGGCACAGAAGACAGCGGCGGCCCGCCAAGGCTCGCTGCGCCTTTCCCGCACCGCTCGCAGCCCCCCGGGACCGCCGGCTTTTGCCGCTTTCGGCACGacgccgcagcagcagcagcagccgccagccgcgcctccccgccgccgagCCCGGCCCGGGAGCTGACGAAGCCGCGGGGCTTCGCTGCGGGTGCAGCCGGCGGCGGAggagcggcggggcgggggcggtgCCCCCGGGCCCGTTACCGGGACCCGACAGTGCTcggtgcggcggcggcgggcgcagCGCGCAGCGCCGGGGCCGCTCCAGCGTTGCCAGGGCGACGGAGCGGGGCTtcgggggaaggggggggggggaggctccGCGTGGGGGCGCGGCTTCGCGTGACGGGGGCGTGGCTTGTGCGCGAGGAGGCGTGGCTTCGCGTAAGGGGCGCGGCTTGCGGAGGAGGCGTGGCTTCCGCGGTGGGGGCGCGGCCTGCGgcgatggcggcggcggcggcggcggaggaggcggcggcggcggcggcggaggagcgCGTGCGGGCCTGGGCGGCGGCGCAGGCGGCGCGCGGGCGGCGCGTGGCGCTGGTGACGTCGGGCGGCACGCAGGTGCCGCTGGAGGCGCGCGCCGTGCGCTTCCTGGAGAACTTCAGcagcgggcggcgcggcgccgcctCGGCCGAGCGGTTGGTGGGCGCCGGGTACGGCGTCTGCTTCCTGCACCGCGCCCGCTCCGCCTTCCCCTGGGCTCGCGCCCTGCCGCCGCCCGGGCCCGCCCTGCTCGACGCGCTCCGCCTCACCCCCGGGCCGCCTCCCGGCGTGGCCGCCGAGCCGTCCGCCCTGCCCGGCCTGCTGCCCGCCCTCCGCGAGTACCGGCGCGCCGCCGAGAGCGGGGCGCTGCTGCCCATCGAGTTCACCGGGCTGGCCGAGTACCTGGCGCTGCTGCGAGCCGCCGCCCGCGCCCTGGCGCCCTTCGGTACCGGAGGCGGGGGGGAGCGGTGTGAGGGggccggcaccgggggggggtccccggggaggggggcCCGGTCGGTCCCCGGGGGTCGCAGTCAGTGCGAGAGGGCCTGGCAGCTCGGTGCAGGCGAGCAGCGGTGAGCGCCGGCGGTTGTTGTCTCTCGCAGGCTCCAGCGTCATGTTTTACCTGGCAGCAGCCGTGTCCGACTTCTACATCCCCGCCTCGGAGATGCCCGAGCACAAGATCCAGTCCTCGGAGGGGCCCCTGCAGGTGAGGCACCCCTGGGCCTGGCCGCCCCCATCTGCAGCCTCGGAGTCCCCTCCGAGCGCCCTGGTGGTGCCCTGGCGGTGCTGGTATCCTGACAGGGTGGGGATGGCTGGGGGGACGACTGAATAAGACCTGGGAGAGGTCACAAAGCAGAAGCGCGTTGGCCAAAAACGTGCGTTTTCCCTGGGAATGCGAGGGTGCGTTTCCATGGGAGCAGGAGCCCCTGAAGATAGTGGAGTTGCACTGTTTTGTTCCATCCCTTGCAccaggctgttttttttatttgtttgtcttaGGGTGAATTGTTGCCTAGATCAAGTTCCTCTGTTGTTTCCCCAGCTGCCTCTTTGAGCtttgctgcaaaagcagcagtgggGTTGTGTGGTGGGCAAAGATAAGAGGGCACGGCAGGATCAGTCCTGTCCTAGAGTGATCTGTGTTTACGTTTAGTACCCTTCCTGCGGTTAAGGGGTGTAGCGTGCGCCTCTGGTGCCCAGGCCCCTCTTACCTATGGGAACAGGTGGATCTGGAGTTTTGTATATAACAAATACCAAATTTGTTCTGCTGGTTTAGTTTAATTGGCTTTTAATGAGTTGctggtcttatttttttttaatccttaatgtaggaaaaaataagatcCTACCTGAATCCAGTGACAAATCCAGAGGCTGAGAAGTTGAATAAAAAGACTACTATgccccccctcccttcccttcccccaccATATTTTGGCACATATATGCCTCATGTGCCTTAAAAGAGTTCATAGAAGAGTTAAGCCGTGGTAAGGTGGATTTTGGAGAGCCAAAGACACAATGTCTTGCAGTTTTAAGTCTGTACTAATCTTCCTCTGCTTACACTTGAGCTCTTCAGCACTTAAATACGAGAAGCATGTTGATGCAGTGGGCTTCATTGTTGCAGTTACAGTTTCATTGCTTAAGAACACCCTGATTGTTGTGAATAGCAGACAGGTATTTGAATCTAGTTTTTCAGTGCGTGCTAGTGAAGTTTTACCTTGTTTTGGTGATACCTGACAAAATACGGTCTTGAAAAATCTCCCAATGTAAAAGCCACGTGAAGGCAGAATTTCCTTAGTCCTTGTGTTTCTGTCCTTATCTCTCATTAAAACACATTGTTATGTTttaactgaaactttttttctgttgtgtttttctaaCGTAGATCACAATGAAGATGGTGCCAAAAATGCTGTCTCCTCTTGTCAAAGAATGGGCTCCGGAGGCTtttgttatttcctttaaattggAGACAGATCCCTTGATTTTAATTGATAAATCACTGAAGGCTCTGGAGAAATATCGTCACCAGGTGGTGGTAGCAAATATCCTGGAGTCACGGAGAACCTCTGTTATTAT is a genomic window containing:
- the ZMYND12 gene encoding zinc finger MYND domain-containing protein 12, whose product is MDGTGRWLLDVDHQKAGWVSIHEKVCQLPMPVRTSLPLLIPEEERKHGAEQLVKRQKYIIDLTYSTAQKFLWDGKHEKAMSAALHALRFSTEVYGSSSVQLVPAYLLLAEACIGVGHHLQASKYLSQAQWIVLRTPDCSTAVQHRLHRSLGLLCAAEGNFEQALHHLANDIYLASSTFGLKSIEASGGCFHMANVFFRQNKMDIADSLYAEVTDIWHAFLMKSVQTQEQIHKSRAEKSPFTEDKEVSEDNMTEAQQAEAIQVLNAVLDIREQAPKQQPGETARVLHALAMLYYLIMDLSKAYEMGTKAFDLLKQLPQQESLEAIGHLLKLINSKPFYTK
- the PPCS gene encoding phosphopantothenate--cysteine ligase; protein product: MAAAAAAEEAAAAAAEERVRAWAAAQAARGRRVALVTSGGTQVPLEARAVRFLENFSSGRRGAASAERLVGAGYGVCFLHRARSAFPWARALPPPGPALLDALRLTPGPPPGVAAEPSALPGLLPALREYRRAAESGALLPIEFTGLAEYLALLRAAARALAPFGSSVMFYLAAAVSDFYIPASEMPEHKIQSSEGPLQITMKMVPKMLSPLVKEWAPEAFVISFKLETDPLILIDKSLKALEKYRHQVVVANILESRRTSVIIVTKDSQTPLSLSDEEIAQGMEIEEKIVSYLQGQHTSFIEKKI